One stretch of Microplitis mediator isolate UGA2020A chromosome 9, iyMicMedi2.1, whole genome shotgun sequence DNA includes these proteins:
- the LOC130674304 gene encoding ATP-dependent RNA helicase DDX42, with protein MSYQRGGNKPKGFGFTGFQMGTKRTGVNIPPPASINTSSTLSKQGYHTMNSITENALSACWGMPKKRTKTEDEYFEDDDETPASTLEYIPAPGSPTYELMNKSKKNDSDSEEDPLDAFMAGIDAEVSRNNKAAALAATAAEDADKRDDKSSKGVRQDIDEEDDEESYYRYMEENPTAGLQQEESDTEIEYDEDGNPIAPPKKKDIDPLPPIDHSEIEYEPFEKNFYNVHEDIANLTKSQVEELRKTLGIRVSGAAAPKPVASFGHFGFDDALMKAIRKNEYTQPTPIQAQAIPTALSGRDLIGIAKTGSGKTAAFIWPMLVHIMDQRELKEGDGPIGLILAPTRELSQQIFHEAKKFGKVYNIQVCCCYGGGSKWEQSQALAGGAEIVVATPGRMIDLVKMKATSLSRVTFLVLDEADRMFDMGFEPQVRSICNHVRPDRQTLMFSATFKKKVEKLARDVLTDPVRIVHGDVGEANTDVTQHVVVFNNNPTGKWSWLLHNIVEYLSAGSLLIFVTKKLNAEELSNNLKLKEYEVMLLHGDMDQIERNKVITAFKKKEVSILVATDVAARGLDIPHIRTVINYDVARDIDTHTHRIGRTGRAGEKGTAYTLVSEKDKEFAGHLVRNLEGADQEVPKCLMDLAMQSSWFRKSRFKSGKGKSLNVGGAGLGFRGRPTSANQGEGSSSSSPKDISEVVKKLERHGPCSDRLSAMKAAFKSQYNTQFRASSDHTWEQTIQPPSVVMPPPPPPPGAPGSEESKNQAADKSDRKRVRKSRWE; from the exons atgagtTATCAACGTGGAGGTAATAAACCAAAAGGTTTTGGTTTCACGGGTTTTCAAATGGGAACAAAACGCACGGGTGTAAATATTCCGCCACCAGCATCAATAAACACGTCATCAACTCTCAGTAAACAAGGCTACCATACCATGAACTCCATAACCGAGAACGCGTTGTCAGCATGCTGGGGTATGCCTAAAAAACGCACGAAAACAGAGGACGAGTACTTCGAAGACGATGACGAAACACCAGCGTCGACACTAGAGTATATTCCAGCACCTGGGTCACCGACCTACGAGTTAATGaacaagtcgaaaaaaaacgaCAGCGACAGCGAGGAAGATCCGCTGGATGCTTTCATGGCAGGAATCGATGCCGAGGTCAGCAGAAATAATAAAGCCGCTGCTTTGGCCGCGACCGCTGCCGAGGATGCTGATAAACGCGACGACAAGTCGAGTAAAGGCGTGAGGCAGGACATAGACGAGGAGGACGACGAGGAGAGCTACTACAGGTACATGGAAGAAAATCCCACTGCTGGGTTACAGCAGGAGGAGTCCGACACTGAGATCGAGTATGACGAGGACGGGAATCCAATCGCGCCGCCAAAGAAAAAAGATATCGATCCTCTGCCGCCTATCGACCATTCGGAGATCGAGTATGAgccttttgaaaaaaatttttacaatgtacaCGAAGACATCGCGAATCTGACCAAGAGCCAGGTCGAGGAGCTGAGAAAAACTCTGGGGATCAGAGTCTCTGGTGCTGCTGCACCCAAACCAGTCGCCAGCTTCGGACACTTTGGGTTCGACGACGCTCTTATGAAGGCTATCAGGAAAAATGAGTACACGCAGCCCACTCCTATTCAGGCCCAGGCCATCCCCACTGCGCTGAGCGGCAGAGACTTGATCGGTATCGCGAAAACTGGAAGCGGTAAGACCGCGGCATTTATCTGGCCGATGCTGGTCCACATCATGGACCAGAGGGAACTCAAAGAAGGCGATGGGCCTATTGGGTTGATTCTGGCACCCACTCGTGAGTTGTCTCAGCAG ATCTTCCATGaagctaaaaaatttggtaaggtTTACAATATTCAAGTCTGCTGCTGCTATGGAGGTGGAAGCAAATGGGAACAGAGTCAGGCTTTAGCTGGTGGAGCGGAAATAGTTGTGGCTACGCCGGGAAGAATGATTGATTTGGTTAAAATGAAGGCTACTAGTCTTAGTCGCGTTACTTTTTTGGTACTTGATGAGGCTGACCGGATGTTCGATATGGGTTTCG aacCACAAGTGAGATCTATTTGCAATCACGTCCGTCCCGacagacagacgttgatgttCAGCGCcacctttaaaaaaaaagtcgaaaaattaGCCCGCGATGTCTTAACAGATCCCGTCAGAATCGTCCATGGCGACGTCGGGGAAGCGAACACTGACGTAACCCAACACGTCGTCGTCTTCAACAACAACCCGACCGGCAAGTGGAGCTGGTTGTTGCACAACATCGTCGAGTACCTCAGCGCCGGGAGTCTGCTGATCTTCGTCACCAAAAAACTGAACGCCGAGGAGCtctcgaataatttgaaactaAAAGAGTACGAAGTGATGCTTCTGCACGGAGACATGGACCAGATTGAGAGGAACAAAGTTATCACAGCATTCAAAAAGAAGGAAGTCAGCATCCTCGTGGCGACGGACGTCGCGGCACGTGGTCTAGATATCCCGCACATCAGAACCGTCATAAATTACGACGTCGCCAGAGATATTGACACCCACACCCACAGGATCGGCAGAACCGGACGTGCTGGAGAAAAAGGCACTGCCTATACTCTCGTCTCGGAGAAGGATAAAGAGTTCGCTGGTCATTTGGTGAGAAATCTAGAGGGCGCTGACCAGGAAGTACCCAAATGTCTGATGGATCTCGCGATGCAGAGCTCGTGGTTCCGCAAGTCGAGATTCAAAAGCGGCAAGGGGAAGAGTTTGAATGTCGGCGGTGCTGGACTTGGGTTCAGAGGCAGACCGACTTCCGCTAATCAGGGCGAAGGGTCCAGCTCATCGTCGCCTAAAGACATCAGTGAAgtggtcaaaaaattagaacgACATGGCCCTTGCAGTGATCGTTTGTCTGCCATGAAAGCGGCATTCAAAAGTCAATACAATACAcag tTTCGGGCATCTTCGGACCACACATGGGAACAAACGATCCAGCCGCCCTCTGTAGTGATGCCGCCGCCACCCCCGCCACCTGGTGCACCTGGGTCGGAGGAATCAAAAAATCAAGCCGCTGACAAGAGTGATCGCAAGCGCGTGAGAAAGAGCCGATGGGAGTAA